The region CTTTCTAAATTTATTGTTCCACGTGGAACAATGCAATCTTTTCGTCTTCCTTCTGTCGCATTAAAGCGGCTTCACTTTCAGTCTTATCTCCATATCCACATAGATGCAAAATCCCGTGGATCATAACCCTTTTAAGTTCTTCAGAAAAATCAACATTATACTCTTTCGCATTTTCAGTCACACGATCTGTACTAATAAAAATATCCCCGTTCAATTCGTTCCCTTCAGAATTATCGAAAGAGATAATATCGGTATAGCTATCGTGCTCCAGGAATTTGAGATTAATTTTATACAGATAATAATCATCGCAAAAAATATAATTAATCTCTCCAAGTTGTTTCTCTTCTGAAGAGATTACTTTTCTAATCCAGGTATCAAAAGATTTTTCTTCCTGAAACTCGAAATCATTTTCCGAATAAAAATTAATTATCTGTTCGCTCAAAATAGGTTTTTACTTTCTGTTTATAAATTTCGCGCAAAGGTAAGCTTTGTCTGTTTAAAATTTCGATAGAATTAAAATATTCTTTAGCCTTAATACTTTGATATTTAGCCGTATTATCAAACTGCTGAAGATTGGTTTCAGACTCCCGCTTATTATTTTTTCCCT is a window of Salegentibacter salegens DNA encoding:
- the ybeY gene encoding rRNA maturation RNase YbeY; this translates as MINFYSENDFEFQEEKSFDTWIRKVISSEEKQLGEINYIFCDDYYLYKINLKFLEHDSYTDIISFDNSEGNELNGDIFISTDRVTENAKEYNVDFSEELKRVMIHGILHLCGYGDKTESEAALMRQKEDEKIALFHVEQ